In Candidatus Hydrogenedentota bacterium, a genomic segment contains:
- a CDS encoding sigma-54-dependent Fis family transcriptional regulator, whose translation MRDKNTAVEIEKILIACADIEFGKVLERFVARPGLSIERCHDAAGLLRAVTRHDRSVIVLDWSLSHDTDINLVSFVLQRHPGTRLILLFDMEAMEQALDGIRQGAFFYLPRSSTPSDVALAIEKALDNRAATLHLDHYEQSVFEELVGRTEAMHRVVELIRKVSPTDSTVLLLGESGTGKEVVAQAIHRLSARKDHPFVAINCAALTESLLESELF comes from the coding sequence ATGAGAGACAAAAATACTGCCGTAGAAATCGAAAAAATACTCATTGCCTGTGCGGACATCGAATTCGGAAAGGTTTTAGAACGGTTTGTGGCGCGGCCCGGACTCAGTATTGAGCGCTGTCATGATGCGGCGGGCTTGTTGCGCGCCGTCACGCGCCACGATCGCAGCGTTATTGTTTTGGACTGGTCTCTCAGCCATGACACGGATATAAACCTCGTTTCTTTCGTATTGCAGCGCCACCCGGGAACCCGTTTGATTTTACTTTTTGATATGGAAGCCATGGAACAGGCGCTCGATGGTATTCGCCAAGGCGCTTTTTTCTACTTACCCCGAAGCAGTACCCCCTCTGATGTGGCGCTTGCCATCGAAAAGGCCTTGGATAATCGCGCGGCAACCTTACATTTAGATCACTACGAACAATCGGTTTTTGAAGAGTTGGTGGGGCGCACGGAAGCAATGCACCGTGTGGTAGAGCTAATCCGTAAAGTGTCGCCTACGGACAGTACGGTTTTATTATTGGGCGAAAGCGGCACGGGCAAAGAGGTGGTCGCTCAGGCGATCCATCGACTCAGTGCGCGCAAAGACCATCCTTTTGTGGCGATCAACTGCGCCGCCTTGACCGAGAGTCTCCTTGAAAGCGAATTGTTT